From Desulfuromonas sp. KJ2020, one genomic window encodes:
- a CDS encoding diguanylate cyclase domain-containing protein, translated as MDILLMHSSALIIAPASPKRQALTDALRATSLFADVCMTTNGQSALESVHLRQVAMIFCQQQKLTPSSLDWLKALKKKEELSDIPVVVLIEKGEASDRILALDLGACDCLPADICGQEMAARIRAHLRQKERMDHLRQVKSDLARLALTDSLTHLYNRAFFDVTLEAELARSVRTGKPFSLMLLDLDHFKKVNDTYGHGQGDRVLQEVAKCLGRTVRRTDTPCRYGGEEFAIILPETNAPQAFTLASRIHKSLQAVSERFGLLGQPITISIGLTCFAGDNTISPQDVVEQADCALYAAKRKGRNRTEMFSPEDAFLDFLPPHASQTGEYAFA; from the coding sequence ATGGATATTCTTCTTATGCACAGTTCAGCGCTCATTATCGCCCCCGCATCCCCTAAACGTCAGGCATTGACCGACGCTCTCAGAGCCACCAGTCTCTTTGCCGACGTCTGCATGACGACCAACGGTCAATCGGCCCTGGAATCTGTCCACCTGCGACAGGTCGCCATGATCTTCTGCCAGCAGCAGAAGCTCACGCCCAGCAGTTTGGATTGGCTGAAAGCCCTGAAAAAGAAGGAAGAATTGAGCGATATCCCGGTGGTCGTGCTGATAGAAAAGGGAGAAGCCAGCGATCGCATCCTCGCCCTCGACCTCGGCGCCTGCGACTGTCTACCCGCCGACATCTGCGGCCAGGAAATGGCCGCGCGCATCCGGGCCCATCTGCGCCAGAAAGAACGGATGGATCACCTGCGCCAGGTCAAAAGCGACCTGGCCCGCCTGGCGCTGACCGACTCGCTGACTCATCTGTACAATCGCGCCTTCTTCGACGTCACCCTCGAAGCCGAACTGGCCCGAAGTGTGCGGACCGGCAAACCCTTCTCTCTCATGCTCCTCGATCTGGACCACTTCAAAAAGGTCAACGACACCTACGGCCACGGCCAGGGGGACCGGGTGCTGCAGGAAGTGGCCAAATGCCTTGGACGCACGGTACGACGCACGGACACCCCCTGCCGGTACGGCGGCGAGGAATTCGCCATTATTCTGCCTGAGACCAACGCTCCCCAGGCCTTCACCCTGGCCAGCCGCATCCACAAGAGCCTACAGGCCGTTAGCGAAAGATTCGGGCTGCTCGGCCAGCCCATCACCATCAGTATCGGCCTGACCTGCTTTGCCGGCGACAACACCATCTCACCCCAGGATGTGGTCGAACAGGCAGATTGCGCCCTCTACGCCGCCAAGCGCAAAGGCCGCAACCGCACCGAGATGTTCTCCCCCGAAGATGCCTTTCTTGACTTTCTCCCCCCACATGCCTCGCAAACGGGAGAATATGCCTTCGCCTGA